The following coding sequences lie in one Haematobia irritans isolate KBUSLIRL chromosome 3, ASM5000362v1, whole genome shotgun sequence genomic window:
- the wupA gene encoding troponin wings up A isoform X16, with product MADEEAKKAKQAEIERKRAEVRKRMEEASKAKKAKKGFMTPERKKKLRLLLRKKAAEELKKEQERKAAERRRIIEERCGSPRNLSDASEAQLQKICQEYFDRMYTCEGQKWDLEYEVRKKDWEINDLNAQVNDLRGKFVKPALKKVSKYENKFAKLQKKAAEFNFRNQLKVVKKKEFTLEEEEKEKKPDWSKGKPGDAKVKEEAEVEA from the exons ATGGCTGATGAAGAG GCTAAGAAGGCTAAACAAGCCGAAATTGAACGCAAGCGTGCTGAAGTACGCAAGCGTATGGAAGAAGCCTCCAAGGCTAAGAAGGCCAAGAAGGGTTTCATGACCCCCGAAAGAAAGAAGAAACTCAGG TTGTTGCTCCGCAAGAAAGCCGCTGAAGAATTGAAGAAAGAACAAGAACGTAAAGCCGCTGAACGTAGACGTATCATTGAAGAACGTTGTGGTAGCCCCAGGAATCTCAGTGATGCCAGCGAAG CTCAATTACAAAAGATTTGTCAAGAATATTTCGATCGTATGTATACTTGCGAAGGCCAGAAATGGGATCTGGAATACGAAGTCAGGAAAAAAGACTGGGAG ATCAACGATCTCAATGCCCAAGTTAACGATCTTCGTGGCAAATT CGTTAAGCCCGCTTTGAAGAAGGTTTCCAAGTACGAAAACAAATTCGCCAAGCTCCAAAAGAAGGCTGCCGAATTCAACTTCCGTAATCAACTTAAGGTTGTTAAGAAGAAGGAATTCACATTGGAAGAGGAAGAGAAGGAG AAGAAACCCGACTGGTCCAAGGGCAAACCTGGTGATGCTAAGGTAAAGGAGGAAGCTGAAGTTGAAGCCTAA
- the wupA gene encoding troponin wings up A isoform X1, with the protein MADEEKKAAAPAPAAAPAPAAAAAPAAAKAAAPAPAAAAPAAGAKAAAAPAAGAAPAAGAAPAAGAAPAKNGKVDEAKKAKQAEIERKRAEVRKRMEEASKAKKAKKGFMTPERKKKLRLLLRKKAAEELKKEQERKAAERRRIIEERCGSPRNLSDASEGELIEICEEYHERIYYTESSKFDLEYEVRKKDWEINDLNAQVNDLRGKFVKPALKKVSKYENKFAKLQKKAAEFNFRNQLKVVKKKEFTLEEEEKEKKPDWSKGKPGDAKEHAPETPAPA; encoded by the exons ATGGCTGATGAAGAG aaaaaagcGGCAGCACCAGCACCGGCAGCAGCACCAGCACCAGCAGCAGCAGCTGCTCCAGCTGCCGCCAAAGCGGCGGCTCCAGCACCCGCAGCTGCTGCACCTGCCGCTGGGGCGAAAGCAGCAGCAGCTCCAGCTGCAGGAGCTGCACCAGCGGCAGGAGCTGCACCAGCAGCGGGGGCGGCACCTGCTAAGAATGGCAAAGTTGATGAG GCTAAGAAGGCTAAACAAGCCGAAATTGAACGCAAGCGTGCTGAAGTACGCAAGCGTATGGAAGAAGCCTCCAAGGCTAAGAAGGCCAAGAAGGGTTTCATGACCCCCGAAAGAAAGAAGAAACTCAGG TTGTTGCTCCGCAAGAAAGCCGCTGAAGAATTGAAGAAAGAACAAGAACGTAAAGCCGCTGAACGTAGACGTATCATTGAAGAACGTTGTGGTAGCCCCAGGAATCTCAGTGATGCCAGCGAAG GTGAATTAATAGAAATCTGCGAAGAATACCATGAACGTATTTACTATACCGAAAGTTCGAAATTCGATTTGGAATACGAAGTCAGAAAAAAAGATTGGGAG ATCAACGATCTCAATGCCCAAGTTAACGATCTTCGTGGCAAATT CGTTAAGCCCGCTTTGAAGAAGGTTTCCAAGTACGAAAACAAATTCGCCAAGCTCCAAAAGAAGGCTGCCGAATTCAACTTCCGTAATCAACTTAAGGTTGTTAAGAAGAAGGAATTCACATTGGAAGAGGAAGAGAAGGAG AAGAAACCCGACTGGTCCAAGGGCAAACCTGGTGATGCTAAG GAACATGCTCCAGAGACACCAGCTCCAGCTTAA
- the wupA gene encoding troponin wings up A isoform X13, with amino-acid sequence MADEEAKKAKQAEIERKRAEVRKRMEEASKAKKAKKGFMTPERKKKLRLLLRKKAAEELKKEQERKAAERRRIIEERCGSPRNLSDASEAQLQKICQEYFDRMYTCEGQKWDLEYEVRKKDWEINDLNAQVNDLRGKFVKPALKKVSKYENKFAKLQKKAAEFNFRNQLKVVKKKEFTLEEEEKEKKPDWSKGKPGDAKEHAPETPAPA; translated from the exons ATGGCTGATGAAGAG GCTAAGAAGGCTAAACAAGCCGAAATTGAACGCAAGCGTGCTGAAGTACGCAAGCGTATGGAAGAAGCCTCCAAGGCTAAGAAGGCCAAGAAGGGTTTCATGACCCCCGAAAGAAAGAAGAAACTCAGG TTGTTGCTCCGCAAGAAAGCCGCTGAAGAATTGAAGAAAGAACAAGAACGTAAAGCCGCTGAACGTAGACGTATCATTGAAGAACGTTGTGGTAGCCCCAGGAATCTCAGTGATGCCAGCGAAG CTCAATTACAAAAGATTTGTCAAGAATATTTCGATCGTATGTATACTTGCGAAGGCCAGAAATGGGATCTGGAATACGAAGTCAGGAAAAAAGACTGGGAG ATCAACGATCTCAATGCCCAAGTTAACGATCTTCGTGGCAAATT CGTTAAGCCCGCTTTGAAGAAGGTTTCCAAGTACGAAAACAAATTCGCCAAGCTCCAAAAGAAGGCTGCCGAATTCAACTTCCGTAATCAACTTAAGGTTGTTAAGAAGAAGGAATTCACATTGGAAGAGGAAGAGAAGGAG AAGAAACCCGACTGGTCCAAGGGCAAACCTGGTGATGCTAAG GAACATGCTCCAGAGACACCAGCTCCAGCTTAA
- the wupA gene encoding troponin wings up A isoform X19: MADEEAKKAKQAEIERKRAEVRKRMEEASKAKKAKKGFMTPERKKKLRLLLRKKAAEELKKEQERKAAERRRIIEERCGSPRNLSDASEATLSQICKDYHNKILKLEDQKIDIEYEVARKDFEINDLNAQVNDLRGKFVKPALKKVSKYENKFAKLQKKAAEFNFRNQLKVVKKKEFTLEEEEKEKKPDWSKGKPGDAKVKEEAEVEA; the protein is encoded by the exons ATGGCTGATGAAGAG GCTAAGAAGGCTAAACAAGCCGAAATTGAACGCAAGCGTGCTGAAGTACGCAAGCGTATGGAAGAAGCCTCCAAGGCTAAGAAGGCCAAGAAGGGTTTCATGACCCCCGAAAGAAAGAAGAAACTCAGG TTGTTGCTCCGCAAGAAAGCCGCTGAAGAATTGAAGAAAGAACAAGAACGTAAAGCCGCTGAACGTAGACGTATCATTGAAGAACGTTGTGGTAGCCCCAGGAATCTCAGTGATGCCAGCGAAG CCACCCTCAGTCAAATCTGTAAAGACTATCACAATAAAATTCTCAAATTGGAAGATCAGAAAATTGATATTGAATATGAGGTTGCCCGCAAGGACTTTGAG ATCAACGATCTCAATGCCCAAGTTAACGATCTTCGTGGCAAATT CGTTAAGCCCGCTTTGAAGAAGGTTTCCAAGTACGAAAACAAATTCGCCAAGCTCCAAAAGAAGGCTGCCGAATTCAACTTCCGTAATCAACTTAAGGTTGTTAAGAAGAAGGAATTCACATTGGAAGAGGAAGAGAAGGAG AAGAAACCCGACTGGTCCAAGGGCAAACCTGGTGATGCTAAGGTAAAGGAGGAAGCTGAAGTTGAAGCCTAA
- the wupA gene encoding troponin wings up A isoform X15, giving the protein MADEEAKKAKQAEIERKRAEVRKRMEEASKAKKAKKGFMTPERKKKLRLLLRKKAAEELKKEQERKAAERRRIIEERCGSPRNLSDASEATLSQICKDYHNKILKLEDQKIDIEYEVARKDFEINDLNAQVNDLRGKFVKPALKKVSKYENKFAKLQKKAAEFNFRNQLKVVKKKEFTLEEEEKEKKPDWSKGKPGDAKEHAPETPAPA; this is encoded by the exons ATGGCTGATGAAGAG GCTAAGAAGGCTAAACAAGCCGAAATTGAACGCAAGCGTGCTGAAGTACGCAAGCGTATGGAAGAAGCCTCCAAGGCTAAGAAGGCCAAGAAGGGTTTCATGACCCCCGAAAGAAAGAAGAAACTCAGG TTGTTGCTCCGCAAGAAAGCCGCTGAAGAATTGAAGAAAGAACAAGAACGTAAAGCCGCTGAACGTAGACGTATCATTGAAGAACGTTGTGGTAGCCCCAGGAATCTCAGTGATGCCAGCGAAG CCACCCTCAGTCAAATCTGTAAAGACTATCACAATAAAATTCTCAAATTGGAAGATCAGAAAATTGATATTGAATATGAGGTTGCCCGCAAGGACTTTGAG ATCAACGATCTCAATGCCCAAGTTAACGATCTTCGTGGCAAATT CGTTAAGCCCGCTTTGAAGAAGGTTTCCAAGTACGAAAACAAATTCGCCAAGCTCCAAAAGAAGGCTGCCGAATTCAACTTCCGTAATCAACTTAAGGTTGTTAAGAAGAAGGAATTCACATTGGAAGAGGAAGAGAAGGAG AAGAAACCCGACTGGTCCAAGGGCAAACCTGGTGATGCTAAG GAACATGCTCCAGAGACACCAGCTCCAGCTTAA
- the wupA gene encoding troponin wings up A isoform X5 — MADEEKKAAAPAPAAAPAPAAAAAPAAAKAAAPAPAAAAPAAGAKAAAAPAAGAAPAAGAAPAAGAAPAKNGKVDEAKKAKQAEIERKRAEVRKRMEEASKAKKAKKGFMTPERKKKLRLLLRKKAAEELKKEQERKAAERRRIIEERCGSPRNLSDASEATLSQICKDYHNKILKLEDQKIDIEYEVARKDFEINDLNAQVNDLRGKFVKPALKKVSKYENKFAKLQKKAAEFNFRNQLKVVKKKEFTLEEEEKEKKPDWSKGKPGDAKEHAPETPAPA; from the exons ATGGCTGATGAAGAG aaaaaagcGGCAGCACCAGCACCGGCAGCAGCACCAGCACCAGCAGCAGCAGCTGCTCCAGCTGCCGCCAAAGCGGCGGCTCCAGCACCCGCAGCTGCTGCACCTGCCGCTGGGGCGAAAGCAGCAGCAGCTCCAGCTGCAGGAGCTGCACCAGCGGCAGGAGCTGCACCAGCAGCGGGGGCGGCACCTGCTAAGAATGGCAAAGTTGATGAG GCTAAGAAGGCTAAACAAGCCGAAATTGAACGCAAGCGTGCTGAAGTACGCAAGCGTATGGAAGAAGCCTCCAAGGCTAAGAAGGCCAAGAAGGGTTTCATGACCCCCGAAAGAAAGAAGAAACTCAGG TTGTTGCTCCGCAAGAAAGCCGCTGAAGAATTGAAGAAAGAACAAGAACGTAAAGCCGCTGAACGTAGACGTATCATTGAAGAACGTTGTGGTAGCCCCAGGAATCTCAGTGATGCCAGCGAAG CCACCCTCAGTCAAATCTGTAAAGACTATCACAATAAAATTCTCAAATTGGAAGATCAGAAAATTGATATTGAATATGAGGTTGCCCGCAAGGACTTTGAG ATCAACGATCTCAATGCCCAAGTTAACGATCTTCGTGGCAAATT CGTTAAGCCCGCTTTGAAGAAGGTTTCCAAGTACGAAAACAAATTCGCCAAGCTCCAAAAGAAGGCTGCCGAATTCAACTTCCGTAATCAACTTAAGGTTGTTAAGAAGAAGGAATTCACATTGGAAGAGGAAGAGAAGGAG AAGAAACCCGACTGGTCCAAGGGCAAACCTGGTGATGCTAAG GAACATGCTCCAGAGACACCAGCTCCAGCTTAA
- the wupA gene encoding troponin wings up A isoform X4 — protein MADEEKKAAAPAPAAAPAPAAAAAPAAAKAAAPAPAAAAPAAGAKAAAAPAAGAAPAAGAAPAAGAAPAKNGKVDEAKKAKQAEIERKRAEVRKRMEEASKAKKAKKGFMTPERKKKLRLLLRKKAAEELKKEQERKAAERRRIIEERCGSPRNLSDASEAELQTVCKEYWQRLFKLEGDKFDLEHIQKVKAQEINDLNAQVNDLRGKFVKPALKKVSKYENKFAKLQKKAAEFNFRNQLKVVKKKEFTLEEEEKEKKPDWSKGKPGDAKEHAPETPAPA, from the exons ATGGCTGATGAAGAG aaaaaagcGGCAGCACCAGCACCGGCAGCAGCACCAGCACCAGCAGCAGCAGCTGCTCCAGCTGCCGCCAAAGCGGCGGCTCCAGCACCCGCAGCTGCTGCACCTGCCGCTGGGGCGAAAGCAGCAGCAGCTCCAGCTGCAGGAGCTGCACCAGCGGCAGGAGCTGCACCAGCAGCGGGGGCGGCACCTGCTAAGAATGGCAAAGTTGATGAG GCTAAGAAGGCTAAACAAGCCGAAATTGAACGCAAGCGTGCTGAAGTACGCAAGCGTATGGAAGAAGCCTCCAAGGCTAAGAAGGCCAAGAAGGGTTTCATGACCCCCGAAAGAAAGAAGAAACTCAGG TTGTTGCTCCGCAAGAAAGCCGCTGAAGAATTGAAGAAAGAACAAGAACGTAAAGCCGCTGAACGTAGACGTATCATTGAAGAACGTTGTGGTAGCCCCAGGAATCTCAGTGATGCCAGCGAAG CCGAACTACAAACTGTATGCAAAGAATATTGGCAACGTCTTTTCAAATTGGAGGGTGATAAATTTGATTTAGAGCATATTCAGAAAGTCAAAGCACAAGAG ATCAACGATCTCAATGCCCAAGTTAACGATCTTCGTGGCAAATT CGTTAAGCCCGCTTTGAAGAAGGTTTCCAAGTACGAAAACAAATTCGCCAAGCTCCAAAAGAAGGCTGCCGAATTCAACTTCCGTAATCAACTTAAGGTTGTTAAGAAGAAGGAATTCACATTGGAAGAGGAAGAGAAGGAG AAGAAACCCGACTGGTCCAAGGGCAAACCTGGTGATGCTAAG GAACATGCTCCAGAGACACCAGCTCCAGCTTAA